A region of the Numenius arquata chromosome 2, bNumArq3.hap1.1, whole genome shotgun sequence genome:
tcttttttttttttcttttttaaccgaCAGccgcaaattattttttttatccctctttttagatatttttttttttggtgtgggggggacggggaccgggCGCCGCCGCCTCGCAGGACGCCCCCGCGCCCATGGCCAGCGGTAGCCCCGCCAGGATGGCCAGCGGCGCCGGGCAGCCGCCCTTTCTGCAGCCGGCGTGCTTCTTCGCCGCGGcggtggccgccgccgccgccgccgccccgccggggccgccggcgGGTGCTCCGCCGCCGCAGCTGAGCCCGGCGGGCGGGCAGCCCTCGCCGGGCGGCAAGCCCTCGGGGCCGCGGGCCGCCAAGCGGCAGCGCTCGGCCTCGCCGGAGCTGATGCGCTGCAAGCGGCGGCTGAACTTCAGCGGCTTCGGGTACAGCCTGCCGCAGCAGCAGCCGGCGGCCGTGGCGCGGCGCAACGAGCGGGAGCGCAACCGGGTGAAGCTGGTCAACCTGGGCTTCGCCACCCTGCGGGAGCACGTCCCCAACGGCGCCGCCAACAAGAAGATGAGCAAGGTGGAAACCCTCCGCTCCGCCGTCGAGTACATCCGcgccctccagcagctgctcgACGAGCACGACGCCGTCAGCGCCGCTTTCCAGGCCGGCGTCCTGTCCCCCACCATCTCGCCCAGCTACTCCCATGACATGAACTCCATGGCGGGCTCCCCCGTCTCCTCCTACTCCTCCGACGAGGGCTCCTACGACCCGCTCagccccgaggagcaggagctgctcgaCTTCACCAGCTGGTTCTGAGCGCCGGTGGCCCCCGCCGCAGGTGGGTGCGCGCCCGCGGAGGGCCGGGGCGCCGCggagaggcggagggggggggacgacggggaCGACGTGGGGCAGCGGGAGGTACAGCcaccggggaggggtgggggggcgcaGCCGGGGTGCCCCCGCAGTACTTACGAGCGTCTCCGGTGCGCTGGTCCCGGCGCGGCtctgatctcctctctcttttattGTTACAGGACAgttgcaaaaggggaaaaaaaaatatatcacatacagaaagacagacaaaaatcCACTCAGAAAAAGAACCTGTTGCATTTCCCGCTCCCCCGCCGTCGGAGGGCGGTGCGGGCACGTCTCTCGGCGGGCGGGTACAGCGCTGCGCGCCGCGGGGGCGGTCGGGgcggccgcccccagccccggagCCCGGCCGGCCTTTGCACTCCgtcgcgccgcccgccccggacTGCTCCCCGGCGGAGCGGGTATCCCGCGGATGAGCCGCGGGGAAGGGCGCTGCGCTCCTCGGCCTGCGGAggagctcttcctcctccccagcagaaaggcacccccccacaccccccccttcGCATCCCGCCGCGGCCCTTCAGAGACTGGCGTTCATCATTCTGTGGACAAAGTTAGTTCCCCGATGTTTGTGGAGATGTGGAAATTAAGCTATGCTGTACTCAAAGAAACCCCTGGAGCCCCGTCCCCCACGTCCCCGCGCCTCTCCCTCCCCTCGCTACGAGCTTTCCCTCTCGTTTCCATCATAGAATGCTTCCAatcttttttttgtgaatttttttattataagaaAATCTATTTGTATCTATCCTACCCAGTTTTGGGGATATATTAAGCTATTTTTGTacataagagagagagagatttatagAGGTTTTGTACAAATGGTTTAAAATGTGTATATCTTGatactttttttaatatgtaatgcTTATTACCTCTTCATGTTTAGACTTGTAGTCGACGTTAACTTACAACTGCCATTTTTGTATGTGGTTTTGTAAAGGACTTGGATTTCCTCCAGATGTACTTTAGCACCAACGTGTCTTACTTTATAGAAACTTTGTTAATGTATTAATAATGTTATTAAACAATGTTCAAAGTGAACAAAGTTTATGCAGCTATTGTCCAAACGCAAGATGGTAGCCATTTGTTTATATAtgctgcctttgaaaaaaaaatacacaagcaaacaaacaaacaaaaccccctaaTGCCACTGccttttcttactgttttattaCAAACTTACAAAGGTCCTGTATAACTCTGTTTTATACAAAATAGTTTcgtaataaaactttttttaattaaaatgatcgGCTGCCTACTGcatgcaatttttttcccttctgccattGACAACAGTGAATGTAAGGACAAAATGTTAAAAGATGTTATGCCGGAGCTAAGTTGCATATGGAGTGTTTGTATCTGATGGATGTAACATATATATCTTTATCTATCTCTATATAAATATGCAAAGATCTAGCGGTATCACCATTGTTTTCTTGCCCTTCTGTGTCGCAAATACGTATCCAAATCCAAAGGCGAGGGGGTGATTAATGATTGCATTGTCCTTCCTGAAATCactgcacattaaaaaaattccccCCAAAGCCCAAGTCCTAAAAAAAGAGGGCGCTCCATCCCGCATTTCGGCGGTGTGACCCTGTTCCTCCGCAGCTCTGACCCAACGGGGCAGAAAAACGCGGGGGAAGGCACGGCCGCCGCCACCGAAAACACGGGCTGCTGTGTTGCCTCTGCAAAGGTAGTGGCTGGATAAATAAAACCGTCGGGGGAAGACGGGAAGCGAGAGGCGAAgggagataaaataaaataaataaataaagtagtaGAAATGGGTGGTAGCTTAGAGACACTGGTCTTTCTAAGCTTGTTATTCTACCCAAATAGCGTGATCTGCCTGTAAAAGTACCCAATTACCAAGACTCAAAAAGAAATTGGActcttccccctctgccccccccgcttttttttttttttttttggctagccTGCTTGTTGTCAGTTAGCAAGGACGTGACCAGAATTCGCCTTCTCCTTTTCGCCTGGCTCCTACATCACTTGCAAATTCAGTTTGCGTGCACCAAGCCAAGCGGAAAGCAAAGCGCAAAATgcatcttacaaaaaaaaaaaaaccaaaaaaaaaaacccaaccccacaccaaaaaaccccaaaccaaaacaacaaagacCGGGGAGAGCCAGTGTTGAAAAAGATCTGGCTTCTGCTATAAATGTGCAGTCGAGTTTGCGCTGTTTTTCAAAACGAGGAGGGAAAAACTTTGGCGGCGCACCCCGgaattttctctgtgtgtgtatgtatgtgtaattatatatacacgcacacagGCATATGCGTAAGTGGGCACATATACGCGTGCGTCTCCATGTATTTTCTGCACTGCTTTAAAAGTATATACACAGTTGTCCCCTTTCCCCCACGCCCTGAAATGATCAATATGTGATTTAAtcgggtgggggggggtggggggagaggagggaggagggaaggggggaacgGGACGGGGGAACGGGACACGGTGGGGTCAAGAAATCCCTCATTACTTCAGCACAAACACTCATTGTTTTAACCGCTCGTGGAACTAATGTTTAGTTATGAAAATAATAACCGTTATATGCCTCCATCCGCTCTCCCTTTACAGcatctccttttttatttacACACTTTTGCAAGTGTACAGATAAGGTATGCAAAGAAAGTGTAGCGAGTAATTTATAGCTATGAATATAACATTAGAATAATGTTTCATTCTGTTACAAAGGCGAAATTTCTCTTCCTTGTGTAGACAGGTGTTCTTTTTTGCTCACTTCTGAATAGTAAATATCCAGACTCATTAAACTAAAGGCAAAGTTACGCTGTTGTTCGCTACAATGTATAAGGCAGGCCCAGAAattcaccacctcctccctctcttttcccctcagctccctcccgaaa
Encoded here:
- the ASCL1 gene encoding achaete-scute homolog 1, coding for MASGSPARMASGAGQPPFLQPACFFAAAVAAAAAAAPPGPPAGAPPPQLSPAGGQPSPGGKPSGPRAAKRQRSASPELMRCKRRLNFSGFGYSLPQQQPAAVARRNERERNRVKLVNLGFATLREHVPNGAANKKMSKVETLRSAVEYIRALQQLLDEHDAVSAAFQAGVLSPTISPSYSHDMNSMAGSPVSSYSSDEGSYDPLSPEEQELLDFTSWF